In one window of Opitutus sp. GAS368 DNA:
- the thrS gene encoding threonine--tRNA ligase produces the protein MSMTPLEEIRHSASHVLATALLRLYPDAKLDIGPPTDTGFYYDVDLAHKLTLEDLAKIEEEMKKVIDENQPFTRKEVSREEAVEIIKARGQERFKLGRLADIPADEKISFYTNGEFSDLCAGTHVRYTKQIKAFKLLSIAGAYHRGDETKQQLQRIYGTAFPSKDELANYLTQLEQAKLRDHRKLGRDLKLFHIDEDVGQGLILWTPNGSIVRQELQTFIAGELRKQGYSQVFTPHIGRLSLYKTSGHFPYYKDSQFPPVVERDYLDQLVSSGCSCAEMSNRIEAVSAHLAEKVNKLTGKETITPDRVLPDDQLIDGFLLKPMNCPHHIKIFASQPHSYRDLPVRLAEFGTVYRWEQSGELNGMTRVRGFTQDDAHLFCTPEQVGPEIIGCLSLVKTILTTLGMSDYRVRVGLRDPDSKKFAGDPEKWDLAEAACREAAKTLGVPFTEEPGEAAFYGPKIDFVIKDVIGREWQLGTVQVDYVLPVRFDLTYIGADNAAHRPVMIHRAPFGSMERFCGVLIEHFGGDFPLWLAPEQVRLLPISDKVMDYAKTIFDQFLAADLRVTLDSHSDKLGAKIRRAELEKVPYVLVLGQKEAEALSASVRSRAKGDEGVHPVSDLLARFKNEVVTRALPEKKAISAKL, from the coding sequence ATGTCGATGACTCCGCTAGAAGAAATCCGCCACTCGGCCTCCCACGTGCTGGCGACCGCGCTCCTTCGTCTTTATCCGGACGCCAAACTCGACATCGGCCCGCCCACGGACACCGGCTTTTATTACGACGTCGACCTCGCCCACAAGCTGACCCTCGAGGACCTCGCCAAGATCGAGGAGGAGATGAAGAAGGTCATCGATGAAAACCAGCCGTTCACCCGCAAGGAGGTGTCCCGCGAGGAGGCCGTCGAGATCATCAAGGCCCGCGGCCAGGAGCGCTTCAAGCTCGGCCGCCTCGCCGACATTCCCGCGGACGAGAAAATCTCGTTCTACACCAACGGCGAGTTCTCCGACCTCTGCGCCGGCACCCACGTCCGCTACACAAAACAGATCAAGGCGTTCAAGCTCCTCTCCATCGCCGGCGCCTACCACCGCGGCGACGAGACGAAGCAGCAGCTGCAGCGCATCTACGGCACCGCCTTCCCCTCGAAGGACGAACTCGCCAACTATCTCACGCAGCTCGAGCAGGCCAAACTCCGCGACCACCGCAAGCTCGGCCGCGACCTCAAGCTGTTCCACATCGACGAGGACGTCGGCCAGGGCCTGATCCTCTGGACGCCCAACGGCTCGATCGTCCGCCAGGAGCTGCAGACCTTCATCGCGGGCGAGCTCCGCAAGCAGGGCTACTCGCAGGTCTTCACGCCGCACATCGGCCGCCTCTCGCTCTACAAGACCTCCGGCCACTTCCCCTACTACAAGGACTCGCAGTTCCCGCCGGTCGTCGAGCGCGACTACCTCGACCAGCTCGTCTCCTCCGGCTGCTCCTGCGCCGAGATGTCGAACCGCATCGAGGCCGTCTCCGCGCATTTGGCCGAGAAGGTCAACAAGCTCACCGGCAAGGAGACGATCACCCCGGACCGCGTCCTGCCCGACGACCAGCTCATCGACGGTTTCCTGCTGAAGCCGATGAACTGCCCGCACCACATCAAGATCTTCGCCTCGCAACCGCACTCCTACCGCGACCTGCCCGTGCGCCTCGCCGAGTTCGGCACCGTCTACCGCTGGGAGCAGTCCGGCGAGCTCAACGGCATGACCCGCGTCCGCGGCTTCACCCAGGACGACGCCCACCTCTTCTGCACGCCGGAGCAGGTCGGCCCCGAGATCATCGGCTGCCTCTCGCTCGTGAAGACCATCCTGACGACGCTCGGCATGTCCGACTACCGCGTGCGCGTCGGCCTGCGCGATCCCGACAGCAAGAAGTTCGCCGGCGACCCCGAGAAGTGGGACCTGGCCGAGGCCGCGTGCCGCGAAGCCGCGAAAACCCTCGGCGTGCCCTTCACCGAAGAGCCCGGCGAGGCCGCCTTCTACGGTCCGAAGATCGACTTCGTCATCAAGGACGTCATCGGCCGCGAGTGGCAGCTCGGCACCGTGCAGGTGGACTACGTGCTCCCCGTGCGCTTCGACCTCACCTACATCGGCGCCGACAACGCCGCCCACCGCCCCGTGATGATCCACCGCGCGCCCTTCGGCTCGATGGAGCGCTTCTGCGGCGTGCTGATCGAGCACTTCGGCGGCGACTTCCCGCTCTGGCTCGCGCCCGAGCAGGTCCGGCTCCTGCCCATCTCCGACAAGGTGATGGATTATGCGAAGACGATCTTCGACCAGTTCCTCGCGGCCGACCTGCGGGTGACGCTCGACAGCCACTCCGACAAGCTCGGCGCCAAGATCCGCCGCGCCGAACTGGAGAAGGTGCCCTACGTGCTCGTGCTCGGCCAGAAGGAGGCCGAGGCCCTCAGCGCCTCGGTCCGCTCCCGCGCCAAGGGCGACGAAGGCGTCCACCCGGTCTCCGACCTCCTCGCCCGCTTCAAGAACGAGGTCGTCACCCGCGCCTTGCCGGAGAAGAAAGCCATAAGCGCAAAGCTGTAA
- a CDS encoding tetratricopeptide repeat protein, translating to MSAWREELDAIVGARAHGQAEEIFPRLQKLDARHPNVAEINYQLAWTCDVLDRAADALPYYEKAVALGLPPNELSGALIGLGSTLRSLGQLERSTEVLRSGQVQFPDNPEFAVFLSLTLHAQGRAADALRLALDTLCETTDDPGLTAYQRAIRHAAARL from the coding sequence ATGAGCGCTTGGCGCGAAGAATTAGACGCCATCGTCGGCGCGCGGGCCCACGGCCAGGCCGAGGAGATTTTCCCCCGGTTGCAAAAGCTCGATGCCAGGCACCCGAACGTCGCCGAGATCAACTACCAGCTCGCGTGGACCTGCGACGTCCTCGACCGCGCGGCCGACGCCCTGCCCTATTACGAGAAGGCCGTCGCCCTCGGCCTGCCGCCCAACGAGCTGTCCGGCGCGTTGATCGGGCTCGGCTCGACCCTGCGTTCGCTGGGGCAACTCGAGCGCTCCACCGAGGTGCTGCGCTCGGGCCAGGTGCAGTTTCCCGACAATCCCGAGTTCGCTGTCTTCCTCAGCCTTACCCTGCACGCGCAGGGCCGGGCCGCGGACGCGCTGCGCCTCGCGCTCGACACGCTTTGCGAGACGACCGACGACCCGGGCCTGACCGCCTACCAGCGCGCGATCCGTCACGCGGCCGCAAGATTGTAG
- a CDS encoding tetratricopeptide repeat protein: MLEKPGDGRRVQVHLASALAQLSRYAEAGLHFEATLALDPEPADAHFHVALTLHSLGRTAGANGHYQEAVRLNPGLAR; the protein is encoded by the coding sequence CTGCTTGAGAAACCTGGCGATGGCCGGCGAGTGCAAGTGCACCTGGCCAGCGCGCTGGCGCAGCTGAGCCGGTATGCGGAGGCAGGGCTGCATTTCGAGGCCACGCTGGCTCTCGATCCGGAACCGGCCGACGCGCATTTCCACGTCGCCCTGACCCTGCACTCACTTGGCCGCACGGCCGGGGCCAACGGACACTATCAGGAAGCGGTGCGCCTGAATCCCGGCCTCGCACGCTAG
- a CDS encoding aldehyde dehydrogenase (NADP(+)), with protein MKPDGGSLIGFGSSGLGGATFKAFDPAKNVHLEPTFLSADAEDVARAVQLAATAAPAWAKLPGAARNRFLSVIAEKLEARSAELVARAMQETGLPEARLKGEVTRTAGQLRLYGETAQRGDWVDARIETALPDRKPLPKPDHRSMLRAIGPVVVFGSSNFPFAYSVAGGDVASAFAAGCPVIVKAHAAHPGTSEMVGRLILHAVRECGLPEGTFSLLFDAGFEVGQALVKHPAVKAVGFTGSVRGGRALTDLAAARPEPIPVYAEMGSVNPVFILPGAIAERAAGMVEGLYASSTVGVGQFCTNPGLIVLQRSPAAEQFIKDMAARLTATLEGVMLTPGIRKNFVANTTARAHQPGVKVLAQGNATSMCSAAPVWFETGAKEFLGNHALSEEIFGPSSLVIWCRDAAEMLSVAHELEGTLTATVHAGAAEAKEQGPLVDILAAKAGRLILNGYPTGLEVSHAIVHGGPYPSTSDGGRSTSVGTRALNRWTRLICFQGFANDLLPPELQDANALGLARMVNGQTTRDPVA; from the coding sequence ATGAAACCCGACGGCGGCTCCCTCATCGGCTTCGGTTCCAGCGGCCTCGGTGGCGCTACGTTCAAGGCCTTTGATCCGGCGAAAAACGTCCACCTCGAGCCGACCTTCCTGTCGGCGGATGCCGAGGACGTGGCTCGCGCCGTCCAGCTGGCCGCTACCGCCGCCCCCGCCTGGGCCAAGCTGCCCGGCGCCGCCCGCAACAGGTTTCTCAGCGTCATTGCGGAAAAGCTCGAGGCCCGGTCGGCCGAGCTGGTGGCCCGCGCCATGCAGGAGACGGGTTTGCCCGAGGCGCGCCTCAAGGGCGAGGTCACCCGCACCGCCGGCCAGCTCCGGCTCTACGGTGAGACGGCGCAGCGGGGCGATTGGGTCGATGCGCGCATCGAAACGGCGCTGCCGGACCGCAAGCCGCTGCCCAAGCCCGACCACCGCTCGATGCTGCGGGCGATCGGCCCGGTCGTGGTGTTCGGTTCGAGCAACTTTCCCTTTGCCTACTCGGTGGCGGGCGGCGACGTGGCGTCGGCCTTTGCGGCCGGTTGTCCGGTGATCGTCAAGGCGCACGCGGCGCATCCCGGCACGAGCGAGATGGTCGGCCGGCTGATCCTGCACGCCGTGCGGGAATGCGGCCTGCCCGAGGGCACGTTCTCCCTGCTGTTCGACGCCGGCTTCGAGGTCGGCCAGGCCTTGGTGAAACACCCGGCGGTCAAGGCCGTCGGATTCACCGGTTCGGTCAGGGGCGGGCGGGCCCTCACCGATTTGGCGGCGGCGCGGCCGGAACCGATTCCGGTCTATGCCGAGATGGGCAGCGTCAACCCGGTGTTCATCCTGCCCGGCGCCATCGCCGAGCGCGCGGCCGGGATGGTCGAGGGCCTGTATGCCTCGTCCACCGTCGGGGTCGGCCAGTTCTGCACCAATCCCGGGCTCATCGTGTTGCAACGCTCGCCGGCGGCGGAGCAGTTCATCAAGGACATGGCGGCGCGGCTCACGGCGACGCTGGAAGGCGTGATGCTCACGCCCGGCATCCGGAAAAACTTTGTCGCCAACACCACGGCCCGCGCGCACCAGCCGGGTGTGAAGGTACTGGCGCAGGGCAACGCCACCTCGATGTGCAGCGCCGCGCCGGTGTGGTTCGAGACCGGCGCCAAGGAGTTTCTGGGCAACCACGCCCTGTCCGAGGAAATCTTCGGGCCGAGTTCGCTCGTCATCTGGTGCCGGGATGCGGCCGAGATGCTGTCGGTGGCGCACGAGTTGGAGGGCACCCTGACCGCCACGGTGCACGCCGGTGCCGCCGAGGCGAAGGAGCAGGGCCCGCTGGTGGACATCCTCGCGGCCAAGGCCGGACGCCTGATCCTCAATGGTTATCCGACGGGCCTGGAGGTCAGCCACGCCATCGTGCACGGCGGACCGTATCCCTCGACGAGTGACGGCGGCCGCAGCACGTCGGTCGGCACGCGCGCCTTGAACCGCTGGACGCGGCTCATCTGTTTCCAGGGCTTCGCGAATGATTTGCTCCCGCCGGAGCTGCAGGACGCGAATGCGCTGGGGCTGGCCCGGATGGTCAATGGCCAGACCACGCGCGATCCCGTGGCCTAG
- a CDS encoding dihydrodipicolinate synthase family protein — translation MNWKGVLPAVTTNLKTDLSVDHEAFAAHCRWMIDSGCTGIVCCGSLGEAQTLSFDEKIAVVRTAVSAVGARAPVVLGIASLSTLEAVAMAKAAEQAGAQGLMVLPPYVYTSDWREMKAYVSAVIAATRLSCMLYNNPPAYKTDFLPDQIAELAKEHANLHAVKESSGDVRRVTAIRAAVGRRLEIAVGMDDAIVEGIYAGATGWIAGLVNAYPAESVALFDLASRGDKARAAVLYEWFLPLLRLDTVPKFVQHIKWIQAEVGRGTPFTRPPRLPLAGVDLELTQAVLAKARQDHPKL, via the coding sequence ATGAACTGGAAAGGTGTCCTGCCCGCCGTCACGACCAACTTGAAGACCGACTTGTCCGTCGACCACGAGGCCTTCGCAGCGCACTGCCGCTGGATGATCGACAGCGGCTGCACGGGCATCGTGTGCTGCGGTTCCCTCGGCGAGGCGCAGACCCTCAGCTTTGACGAGAAGATTGCCGTCGTCCGCACCGCCGTCTCGGCGGTGGGCGCCCGCGCGCCGGTCGTGCTCGGCATCGCCTCGCTCAGCACGTTGGAGGCCGTGGCAATGGCCAAGGCGGCCGAGCAGGCCGGGGCGCAGGGCCTGATGGTGCTGCCGCCCTACGTCTATACTTCGGACTGGCGCGAGATGAAGGCCTATGTGAGCGCCGTCATCGCGGCGACCAGGTTGTCGTGCATGCTCTACAACAATCCGCCGGCCTACAAAACCGACTTTCTGCCGGATCAGATCGCCGAGCTCGCCAAGGAGCACGCCAACCTGCACGCGGTGAAGGAATCCAGCGGTGATGTCCGCCGCGTGACCGCCATCCGCGCAGCCGTCGGCCGCCGGCTGGAAATCGCCGTGGGGATGGACGATGCCATCGTCGAGGGCATCTACGCCGGAGCCACGGGCTGGATTGCCGGCCTGGTCAACGCCTACCCGGCGGAGTCAGTGGCGTTGTTCGACCTGGCCAGCCGGGGCGACAAGGCCCGGGCGGCGGTCCTCTACGAGTGGTTCCTGCCGTTGCTCCGGCTCGATACGGTCCCGAAGTTCGTCCAGCATATCAAGTGGATCCAGGCCGAGGTGGGGCGGGGCACGCCCTTTACCCGGCCGCCGCGGCTGCCGCTGGCCGGAGTTGACCTCGAATTGACACAGGCCGTGCTCGCCAAGGCCCGGCAGGATCATCCAAAATTGTAG
- a CDS encoding P-II family nitrogen regulator has protein sequence MKLIIAIIKPFKLDEVKEALGATGIEGMTVTEVKGFGRQKGHTEIYRGSEYTVDFLPKIKIEIAVADDIAAKVVGTITSAARTGKIGDGKIFVVPLDDVIRIRTDEHGNSAV, from the coding sequence ATGAAACTCATCATCGCCATCATCAAGCCGTTCAAGCTCGACGAAGTGAAGGAGGCGCTCGGCGCCACGGGCATCGAGGGCATGACGGTCACCGAGGTCAAGGGGTTCGGCCGCCAGAAGGGCCACACCGAGATTTACCGCGGCAGCGAATACACCGTGGACTTCCTGCCCAAGATAAAGATCGAGATTGCCGTGGCCGACGACATCGCCGCGAAGGTGGTCGGCACCATCACCTCCGCCGCCAGGACCGGCAAGATCGGCGATGGCAAGATCTTCGTGGTCCCGCTGGACGACGTGATTCGCATCCGCACCGACGAGCACGGCAACAGCGCCGTCTGA
- a CDS encoding ammonium transporter, whose protein sequence is MHLTRVLGRLAVLALVGLQLNLAAMAEETKPAAPTPTPTLEQRVAGLEAYLANGDPTAALKDAKGNTPDGLTTPSVGTSGPGHNAWMMTSAALVLFMTLPGLALFYGGLVRKKNVLSVMAQCLGCAGLVTILWWAFGYSLVFGKSFNSPFLGGSEFFFFKGVDSAPNTDYAYWVSQNVFSMYQLMFAIITPALIVGAIAERMKFSAIMLFITVWMFVVYFPLAHMVWGVTGYMNGVWNAGAAIKAIDFAGGTVVHMSSGWSALILCLILGPRLGFGKTPMPPHSMVLCMVGTGMLWVGWYGFNAGSAVAADGVAANAFTTTTLATAVASFVWAGLEYFTRKHASVLGFCSGAVAGLVVVTPACGFINSTGAIWVGVLAGAVPFLACTKLKGFFKYDDALDTFGVHAIGGTLGAFITGIFATTSVNGNLATNLKDVVGHTLWLEQLKAIGLTLVLAVVSTVVIAYILKAVIGLRPTVEGEQQGLDLTDHGEEGYILEAKS, encoded by the coding sequence ATGCACCTCACCCGCGTCCTTGGCAGACTGGCCGTCCTGGCCTTGGTCGGCCTGCAATTGAATCTCGCGGCCATGGCCGAGGAGACGAAGCCGGCCGCGCCCACGCCCACGCCCACGCTGGAACAACGCGTGGCCGGGCTCGAGGCCTACCTCGCCAACGGCGACCCGACGGCGGCGCTGAAAGACGCCAAGGGCAACACGCCCGACGGCCTGACGACGCCGTCGGTCGGCACGTCCGGTCCCGGCCACAATGCCTGGATGATGACCAGCGCGGCGCTCGTGCTCTTCATGACGCTGCCCGGCCTGGCGCTCTTCTATGGCGGCTTGGTGCGCAAGAAGAATGTCCTTTCCGTCATGGCCCAGTGCCTCGGTTGCGCGGGTCTGGTCACGATCCTGTGGTGGGCCTTCGGCTACAGCCTCGTGTTCGGCAAAAGCTTCAACAGCCCGTTCCTCGGGGGCTCCGAGTTTTTCTTCTTCAAGGGCGTGGATAGCGCCCCCAACACCGATTACGCCTACTGGGTTTCGCAGAACGTCTTCTCGATGTATCAGCTGATGTTCGCGATCATCACCCCGGCGCTGATCGTGGGTGCGATCGCCGAGCGCATGAAGTTCTCCGCCATCATGCTCTTCATCACGGTCTGGATGTTCGTCGTCTACTTCCCGCTCGCCCACATGGTCTGGGGCGTCACGGGCTACATGAACGGCGTGTGGAACGCCGGCGCCGCGATCAAGGCCATCGACTTCGCGGGCGGCACCGTGGTGCACATGTCCTCGGGCTGGTCCGCCCTGATCCTCTGCCTGATCCTCGGGCCGCGCCTGGGCTTCGGCAAGACCCCGATGCCCCCGCACAGCATGGTGCTGTGCATGGTCGGCACCGGCATGCTCTGGGTCGGCTGGTATGGCTTCAACGCCGGTTCCGCCGTCGCGGCCGACGGCGTCGCCGCCAACGCCTTCACCACCACCACGCTCGCCACCGCGGTCGCCTCCTTCGTCTGGGCCGGGCTCGAATACTTCACCCGCAAGCACGCCTCGGTCCTCGGTTTTTGCTCCGGCGCGGTCGCGGGCCTCGTCGTGGTGACACCGGCCTGCGGTTTCATCAACAGCACCGGCGCCATCTGGGTCGGCGTGCTGGCCGGCGCGGTCCCGTTCCTGGCCTGCACCAAGCTCAAGGGTTTCTTCAAGTATGACGACGCGCTCGACACCTTCGGCGTCCACGCCATCGGCGGCACGCTCGGGGCGTTCATCACGGGCATCTTTGCCACGACTTCGGTCAACGGCAACCTGGCGACGAACCTGAAGGACGTCGTCGGCCACACCCTCTGGCTGGAACAGCTCAAGGCCATCGGGCTGACCCTGGTCCTCGCCGTCGTCTCCACGGTGGTCATTGCCTACATCCTCAAGGCCGTCATCGGGCTGCGCCCCACCGTCGAGGGCGAACAGCAGGGCCTCGACCTCACCGACCATGGGGAGGAAGGCTACATCCTCGAGGCCAAGTCCTGA
- a CDS encoding ATP-binding protein, with product MRHSLLFSKVAPGTRPSADPHNRPAYWMRRGLSPAREYLEVLAVIVAVTVAGWFTPFSYHALGHVYLLTVIMLCLRVGRWPALAAAIVSGLVWNFLFIPPRLSFHVINFDDGLLLGTYFVVALIAGQLTAFIRTQERFERQREQRATALFHLTRALAGAHTLDEGVTAALRQADDLFEAQTALLLTGENGTLAPHPAGSCSLDQAGLSLAAWTARNRHEAGRFTNVSPEAPVLHLPLLRAGQVLGVLVVRPPAGATRSTPRQRDLLEAFAAQIALLVEREHLRAAGERAKLLTESDRLHRTLLDSVSHELKTPLAVLRAAAENLAKEGGARRADLPGEILTATSRLNRVVANLLSQSRLEAGAVKPQLDWCDARDLISAARRGLGDALAGRPFKLEIPADMPLFMADAPLMEQVVTNLLLNAVLYTPAGSPLSVSAGVDRQKAQVFLTFADRGPGIPAALKAQLFQKFRRGADAQSGGLGLGLSIVRGLMQAQGGDVTIDDQAGPGARFTLRLPCSPHESVPHE from the coding sequence ATGCGCCATTCACTTTTGTTTTCGAAAGTGGCGCCGGGAACGCGTCCCTCGGCGGATCCGCACAACCGGCCGGCCTACTGGATGCGGCGCGGGCTTTCGCCGGCCCGGGAGTATCTCGAGGTGCTGGCGGTCATCGTCGCGGTCACCGTTGCCGGCTGGTTCACGCCCTTCAGCTACCATGCGCTCGGCCACGTCTATCTGCTGACGGTCATCATGCTCTGCCTGCGCGTCGGCCGTTGGCCGGCGCTGGCGGCGGCGATTGTCAGCGGGCTGGTCTGGAACTTTCTCTTCATACCGCCCCGGCTTTCCTTTCACGTGATCAACTTCGACGACGGCCTGCTGCTGGGCACGTATTTCGTGGTGGCCCTGATTGCCGGGCAGCTCACCGCCTTTATCCGCACGCAAGAACGCTTCGAGCGCCAGCGCGAGCAACGGGCCACGGCGCTGTTTCACCTCACCCGGGCGCTGGCCGGTGCGCACACCTTGGATGAAGGCGTGACCGCGGCCCTGCGGCAGGCCGATGATCTTTTCGAGGCGCAAACGGCACTCCTTTTGACCGGGGAAAACGGCACCCTCGCGCCCCACCCGGCCGGCTCCTGCAGCCTTGATCAGGCCGGGCTGTCCCTCGCCGCCTGGACGGCGCGCAACCGCCACGAGGCCGGCCGGTTCACCAACGTATCGCCGGAGGCGCCGGTCCTGCACCTGCCGTTGCTCCGGGCCGGGCAGGTGCTGGGCGTGCTGGTCGTGCGCCCTCCGGCCGGGGCGACCCGCTCGACACCCCGGCAACGCGACCTGCTCGAGGCTTTTGCGGCACAGATCGCCTTGCTGGTCGAACGCGAACACCTGCGGGCCGCCGGCGAGCGCGCCAAGCTCCTGACGGAGTCCGACCGCCTGCACCGCACCCTGCTCGACAGTGTCTCCCATGAACTGAAGACCCCGCTGGCTGTGCTGCGCGCCGCCGCGGAAAACCTCGCCAAGGAAGGCGGCGCCCGGCGCGCGGACCTGCCGGGCGAGATTCTCACCGCCACCAGCCGCCTGAACCGGGTCGTGGCCAACCTGCTCAGCCAAAGCCGGCTGGAAGCCGGCGCAGTCAAGCCGCAGCTCGACTGGTGCGATGCCCGCGATCTGATCTCCGCGGCGCGTCGCGGACTGGGCGATGCCCTTGCCGGCCGGCCCTTCAAGCTGGAAATCCCCGCCGACATGCCGCTTTTCATGGCGGATGCCCCGCTCATGGAGCAGGTGGTCACCAACCTCCTGCTCAACGCCGTGCTCTACACCCCCGCCGGCAGCCCGTTGTCCGTCTCCGCCGGCGTGGATCGTCAGAAAGCGCAGGTCTTCCTGACCTTTGCCGACCGGGGGCCGGGCATCCCGGCGGCGCTCAAGGCCCAGCTTTTCCAAAAATTCCGCCGCGGAGCCGACGCCCAGAGCGGCGGCCTGGGGCTCGGTCTGTCGATTGTCCGCGGCCTCATGCAGGCGCAGGGCGGCGACGTCACGATCGATGACCAGGCCGGACCGGGCGCCCGCTTCACCCTCCGCCTGCCCTGCAGCCCGCACGAGAGCGTGCCCCACGAATGA
- a CDS encoding response regulator: protein MITPAAKPEVLVIDDEIQIRRLLRFTLEDAGYAVREAETGHAGLVAAAHRQPDAIILDLGLPDLPGVEVLRRLREWTPLPVLILSVFGQEDSKVAGLDAGADDYLTKPFGGAELLARLRALLRRVKPAEPAGVARFGAIEVDLMNRSVTKDGRNLKLTAKEYALLRLLVAHRGRILTHRQILHEVWGQKLEGQTHYLRVFMMRLRQKLEDEPDAPKYLLTETGIGYRLLSDNA, encoded by the coding sequence ATGATCACACCGGCCGCCAAGCCCGAGGTACTGGTGATCGACGATGAAATCCAGATCCGCCGGCTGCTGCGCTTCACGCTGGAGGACGCGGGCTATGCCGTCCGCGAGGCTGAAACCGGACATGCCGGCCTGGTCGCCGCCGCCCACCGCCAACCCGATGCCATCATCCTCGACCTGGGGCTGCCGGACCTGCCGGGAGTGGAGGTGCTCCGTCGTCTGCGCGAATGGACCCCCCTGCCCGTGCTGATCCTGTCGGTCTTCGGCCAGGAAGACAGCAAGGTGGCCGGCCTTGATGCCGGCGCCGACGATTACCTGACCAAACCCTTTGGCGGCGCCGAACTCCTCGCCCGGTTGCGCGCACTCCTGCGGCGCGTCAAGCCGGCCGAACCGGCCGGCGTCGCCCGCTTTGGCGCGATCGAAGTGGACCTGATGAACCGGTCGGTCACGAAGGACGGCCGGAATCTGAAGCTCACCGCCAAGGAATATGCCTTGCTGCGCCTGCTGGTCGCCCACCGGGGCCGGATCCTGACCCACCGCCAGATCCTGCACGAAGTCTGGGGTCAGAAACTGGAGGGCCAGACGCATTATCTCCGGGTTTTCATGATGCGCCTGCGCCAGAAGCTGGAGGACGAGCCGGACGCCCCGAAATACCTCCTGACCGAGACGGGCATCGGCTACCGCCTGCTGAGCGATAATGCCTGA
- a CDS encoding FAD-dependent oxidoreductase: MRQSKSVIICGGGVIGLSCAYYLAREGWRVTLVERNAEGTDSCAHGSAGYISPSHVEPISAPGMVWKGLKWMMSSRSPFYIKPRLDSDLIRWGWLFARHCTEQHRRRSAPVLRDLCLGGRKLFVELSDITGDAFELKQEGLLNLCQLPETLDKYTHGLATLCNEVGIEARVLDAAQTAALEPGAKLKVAGAIYFPIDAHISPRLFVPALTALLKDMGVKFSWNTSVYGWRAEDGRIAGVSTTAGDLVADEYVLAGGSWSPSMVRDLEIKLPMQAGKGYSLTLERPRLQLTKSLILTERRVAVTPMGDKLRFGGTMEISGHSDTVRPERVEQIIAGARAFFPEMTAADFAGVKPWFGYRPVSPDGLPYIGRLGRYANLATASGHAMLGLTMAPVSGLLIAEVLAGRKPSVDLSLLNPNRYA; this comes from the coding sequence ATGCGTCAATCAAAGTCGGTCATCATCTGTGGCGGCGGGGTCATCGGCCTGAGCTGCGCCTACTACCTGGCGCGCGAGGGCTGGCGGGTCACGCTCGTCGAGCGCAACGCCGAGGGCACGGACTCCTGCGCGCACGGCAGCGCCGGTTACATCTCGCCCAGCCACGTGGAGCCGATCTCGGCGCCCGGCATGGTGTGGAAGGGGCTGAAGTGGATGATGAGTTCGCGCAGCCCGTTCTATATCAAGCCGCGGCTCGACAGCGACCTGATCCGCTGGGGCTGGCTGTTTGCGCGACATTGCACGGAGCAGCACCGGCGCCGCTCCGCCCCGGTGTTGCGCGACCTATGCCTCGGCGGCCGGAAACTTTTCGTGGAGTTGTCGGACATCACCGGGGACGCGTTTGAGCTGAAGCAGGAAGGGTTGCTGAACCTTTGCCAGCTGCCGGAGACGCTCGACAAATACACCCACGGCCTCGCCACCCTCTGCAATGAGGTCGGAATCGAGGCGCGCGTCCTGGATGCGGCTCAGACCGCCGCGCTCGAACCGGGCGCGAAGCTGAAAGTGGCCGGCGCGATCTATTTCCCGATCGATGCGCACATCTCGCCGCGGCTGTTCGTCCCGGCCCTGACCGCGCTCCTCAAGGACATGGGCGTGAAGTTTTCCTGGAACACCAGCGTCTACGGCTGGCGCGCCGAGGACGGCCGCATCGCCGGGGTGTCGACCACGGCGGGTGACCTGGTCGCCGACGAATATGTGCTGGCCGGCGGCTCATGGTCGCCGTCCATGGTGCGGGACCTGGAGATCAAACTCCCGATGCAGGCGGGCAAGGGCTACAGCCTCACGCTGGAGCGGCCGCGGCTTCAGCTGACCAAGTCGCTCATCCTCACCGAGCGTCGCGTGGCCGTGACGCCGATGGGTGACAAGCTGCGCTTCGGCGGCACGATGGAGATCAGCGGCCACAGCGACACGGTGCGGCCGGAGCGGGTCGAACAGATCATCGCCGGGGCGCGGGCGTTCTTCCCGGAAATGACCGCGGCCGACTTCGCCGGCGTCAAGCCGTGGTTCGGTTACCGGCCGGTTTCGCCCGACGGGCTGCCCTACATCGGCCGGTTGGGGCGCTACGCCAACCTGGCCACGGCGAGCGGGCACGCGATGCTGGGGCTCACGATGGCACCCGTCTCCGGCCTGCTCATCGCCGAAGTGCTCGCCGGCCGCAAACCCTCGGTGGACCTTTCTTTGCTCAACCCCAACCGTTACGCCTAG